In the Magnolia sinica isolate HGM2019 chromosome 15, MsV1, whole genome shotgun sequence genome, one interval contains:
- the LOC131228035 gene encoding E3 ubiquitin-protein ligase RING1-like, which produces MDQNEPVPLHKPKREQASNGEQQQAREREPQIPRRMSSTAATPSPPPPPATPAPAPRQIFWCHFCDMSVSLLATSSPLHCPHCQGDFLEHMEPLSENPNPNPNPNPNPSILFSSSHTLSFSDSSDSDPELPHNYDPAPDFHVSATANLLGSPYLDRLIHHLSDDPDGGPHRHVSGSSPASRSSVESIPTVRITAPLLASDPLLCAVCKDEFVVGIEAKQLPCKHFYHSDCILPWLEHHNSCPVCRYRLPTDDHGRRPRTRVAVRFGDEGDDELFGMGSTLRHIARRHRLVFPARSSPTQMAQAETSSAGPANSGETVSSWPVEGGSNAGAGTGSGTAGNGRAAVDDDGDTVMSEIRGGLFD; this is translated from the coding sequence ATGGACCAAAACGAACCAGTCCCACTACACAAGCCCAAACGCGAGCAAGCGAGCAACGGCGAGCAGCAGCAAGCGAGAGAGCGCGAGCCACAGATCCCGAGAAGGATGTCCTCGACCGCTGCAACTCCATCTCCTCCTCCTCCGCCAGCAACCCCAGCCCCGGCGCCACGTCAGATCTTCTGGTGTCACTTCTGCGATATGAGCGTCTCTCTGCTCGCCACGTCATCACCCCTCCACTGTCCCCATTGTCAGGGCGACTTCCTCGAGCACATGGAGCCCCTCTctgaaaaccctaaccctaaccctaaccctaaccctaatccttcCATCCTCTTCTCCTCCTCCCATACCCTTTCCTTCTCCGACTCCTCCGACTCCGACCCCGAACTCCCCCACAATTACGATCCTGCCCCTGACTTCCACGTCAGCGCCACCGCCAACCTCCTCGGCAGCCCCTACCTCGACCGCCTCATCCACCACCTCTCCGACGATCCGGACGGCGGGCCCCACCGCCACGTCAGCGGATCGTCCCCTGCCTCAAGGTCTTCAGTTGAGTCGATCCCTACCGTCAGGATCACCGCCCCGCTCCTCGCCTCCGATCCGCTTCTCTGTGCCGTCTGCAAGGACGAGTTCGTCGTGGGCATCGAGGCGAAGCAGCTACCTTGCAAGCACTTCTACCACTCTGATTGCATCCTGCCGTGGCTTGAGCACCACAATTCGTGCCCGGTATGCCGATACCGCCTCCCGACCGATGACCACGGTCGTCGGCCCCGGACGCGGGTCGCCGTGAGGTTTGGAGATGAGGGCGATGACGAGCTCTTCGGTATGGGGAGCACGCTGCGGCACATAGCGCGGCGGCATAGGCTCGTCTTCCCTGCACGGTCGTCACCGACGCAGATGGCTCAGGCTGAGACGAGCTCTGCAGGGCCTGCGAACAGTGGGGAGACTGTCTCGAGCTGGCCTGTGGAAGGGGGGAGCAATGCGGGTGCGGGCACTGGCAGCGGGACCGCTGGGAATGGCAGGGCGGCAGTGGATGATGATGGCGATACGGTGATGTCAGAAATTAGAGGGGGTTTGTTCGATTGA